From Xyrauchen texanus isolate HMW12.3.18 chromosome 9, RBS_HiC_50CHRs, whole genome shotgun sequence, the proteins below share one genomic window:
- the ro60 gene encoding LOW QUALITY PROTEIN: 60 kDa SS-A/Ro ribonucleoprotein (The sequence of the model RefSeq protein was modified relative to this genomic sequence to represent the inferred CDS: substituted 1 base at 1 genomic stop codon), which produces MDPASHPEQPSVVNEQALNSSGRSLTAAVCLRRFLCHGFETATYNTKERPLGIENALFLMQFIEGGQGGEVVEEIRRLNSEGHTVRPNPSLFALAVCSQHTDHNTRESALRALKDLCQAPAQLFTFVQYKKELKEGSGIWGRALRAVTDWYNSQDGLILAQAMTKCKYRAGWSHKDLLRLCHMRPKNDSECLLVSDCWKGVQEAYGDKEXSEDVQKVFAYLEAVERAKHSTDELEIIHLIEEHRLEKEQILTNHLKSKEVLKALLKEMPLLVLMKHLGKLTADKVLTPGSSDVAAVCERIQDATALKKAKTHPFNVLAVSENYKRGHGKRGKLKWEPDCDIIQALDRAFCKSISNVESTGKQFLVAVDVSSSQSSVADGSSIGTVAIAAAMCMVFAQTEPNTKVVVFSDGAVVPCDISSDMSLMQAAAQLIQTPGVSTDCALLITWASENDKTVDIFIIFTNNQTFKRANPAETLQTYRQKTGIFSKLIVCGMIASSLAIADPEDRGMLDICGFDSRVVDVIRNIVLDAI; this is translated from the exons ATGGATCCAGCATCTCACCCAGAACAGCCATCAGTTGTTAATGAACAGGCGCTGAACTCATCAGGCAGATCCTTGACTGCAGCTGTTTGTCTGCGCCGCTTCCTTTGTCATGGCTTTGAAACCGCCACATACAACACTAAAGAGCGTCCACTGGGCATTGAAAATGCCCTGTTCCTAATGCAGTTCATTGAGGGTGGACAGGGTGGTGAGGTGGTGGAGGAGATCAGACGCCTGAATTCAGAGGGCCACACCGTCCGACCCAACCCCAGCCTGTTTGCCCTGGCTGTCTGTTCGCAGCACACAGATCACAACACCAGAGAGAGTGCTTTACGGGCGCTGAAGGATCTTTGTCAAGCACCCGCACAGCTCTTCACATTTGTGCAGTATAAAAAAGAGCTGAAAGAGGGATCTGGGATATGGGGTCGAGCTCTGCGGGCCGTGACAGATTGGTACAACAGCCAAGATGGCTTGATCCTGGCGCAGGCCATGACCAAGTGCAAGTACAGAGCAGGCTGGTCTCACAAGGACCTTCTTAGACTGTGCCACATGAGGCCAAAAAATGATAGTGAGTGTCTTTTAGTG TCAGACTGTTGGAAAGGAGTTCAGGAAGCGTATGGTGATAAAGAGTAGTCGGAGGATGTGCAGAAGGTTTTTGCATATCTGGAGGCTGTGGAAAGAGCCAAGCACTCTACTGATGAGCTGGAGATCATTCATCTTATAGAGGAGCATCGGCTAGAGAAAGAGCAGATTCTAACCAACCACCTGAAGTCCAAAGAG GTATTGAAAGCTTTGCTGAAAGAGATGCCCCTGCTTGttctaatgaagcatttagggAAGTTGACAGCGGACAAAGTTCTGACACCAGGAAGTTCAGATGTTGCAGCTGTTTGTGAGAGGATTCAGGatgcgacggctctgaagaag GCCAAAACACACCCGTTCAATGTTCTCGCGGTATCTGAAAACTATAAGCGAGGTCACGGGAAGCGTGGCAAATTGAAATGGGAGCCAGACTGCGACATCATTCAAGCCCTGGACCGTGCCTTCTGCAAAAGTATTTCT AATGTGGAGTCCACAGGCAAGCAATTTCTGGTGGCAGTTGATGTAAGTTCTTCACAGAGCAGTGTGGCCGACGGCAGCTCCATCGGCACTGTGGCAATAGCAGCAGCAATGTGTATG GTATTTGCACAAACGGAGCCAAACACAAAGGTTGTGGTCTTCTCTGATGGAGCTGTGGTTCCCTGTGACATATCTTCTGATATGTCTCTAATGCAGGCAGCAGCACAGCTCATCCAG ACTCCTGGTGTTAGTACAGACTGTGCCTTGCTCATTACCTGGGCCTCAGAGAATGATAAAACTGTGGATATCTTCATCATTTTCACTAATAATCAAACCTTTAAGAGGGCAAATCCAGCAGAGACACTTCAGACATATAGACAA AAAACTGGTATATTTTCCAAACTGATTGTGTGCGGGATGATTGCTAGTTCCCTAGCCATCGCTGACCCTGAAGACCGCGGCATGCTCGACATATGTGGCTTTGACTCTCGAGTTGTCGACGTCATCCGTAACATTGTACTTGATGccatttaa